Within Saccharomonospora cyanea NA-134, the genomic segment GCTGTCGCTACAGGCATTGCTGCACGTCAGCGAAGTCGTCCAGTCGACGATCATCGCCGCGGTGATCGGCATCCTGATCGGTGTCGCGGTCTACCGCAGCCCTATCGGTTCCGCCGTCGCGACCGCGTTGGCGAGCACCATCCTCACCATTCCGTCGTTCGCGCTGCTCGGCCTGCTGATTCCCGTGGTGGGCCTGGGGGCGACCCCGACGGTGATCGCGCTGGTGCTGTACGCGCTGCTCCCGATCACCCGCAACACCATCGTGGGGCTCGGAAGCGTCGATCCGGCGGTCACCGAGGCGGCCAAGGGCATCGGGATGAGCCGCTTCGGCGTGCTGACCAGGGTGGAACTGCGACTCGCCTGGCCGGCCATCCTCGCCGGGATGCGGGTCGCGACGCAGATGTTGATGGGCATCGCGGTGATCGCCGCCTACGCCAAGGGGCCCGGGCTCGGCAGCGAGGTGTTCTCGGGCCTGACGAGGGCGGGCAGCGCCAACGCGACCAACCAGGCGCTGGCGGGAACGCTCGGCGTCGTCATCCTCGCCCTCCTGCTCGAGGGCGTGTACTTCCTGATCGCTCGCCTCACCGTCTCGAGGGGTATTCGTGGCTGACAAACCCAGTGGTGCCGAGATCCAGTTGGAGAACGTCACCAAGCACTATCCGGGAAGCTCGGAACCCGCCGTCGCCGACGTCAGCATGACGATCCCGGCGGGCAAGATCGTGATCCTGGTGGGTCCGTCCGGGTGCGGCAAGACCACCACCATGCGCATGATCAACCGACTGATCGAGCCCACCTCCGGGCGGATCACCATCGGCGGCGAGGACGTGCTGGCGTTCAACGGTGACGCGCTACGCCGCAAGATCGGCTACGCGATCCAGCAGGCCGGGCTGTTCCCGCACTTCACGGTGGCGCAGAACATCGGTGTGGTGCCGGGCCTGCTGAAGTGGGACCGCAAACGGATCAACGACCGCGTCGACGAGCTGATGGATCTCGTGGGGCTCGACCCCGCCGAGTTCCGTGACCGGTACCCGCGGCAGCTCTCCGGCGGCCAGCAGCAGCGGGTGGGGGTGGCCAGGGCACTCGCCGCCGACCCACCGGTGCTGCTCATGGACGAGCCGTTCGGAGCGGTCGACCCCATCACGCGGGGCAACCTCCAGGACGAGCTGCTGCGGCTCCAGGAGGACCTGCGCAAGACCATCGTGTTCGTCACCCACGACTTCGACGAGGCCGTCAAGCTCGGCGACAAGATCGCGGTGCTCGGTGACAAGTCGTCGATCCAGCAGTACGACACGCCCGAGGCGATCCTCGCCAACCCGGCCAACGACATGGTGGCGGGCTTCGTGGGCGCGGGTGCCTCGCTCAAGCAGCTCACTCTGCTGCGGGTCCGCGACGTCAGCTACAGCGACGACATCGTGGCCATGCCGGTCGACACGCCGGTCGCCGAGGCGCGCGAGCGGATGGCCCGCAAGGGCGAGACGTACGCGCTCCTGCTGGACGGGCGCCGACGGCCGCTGCGCTGGGTGCACGTGCGTGAGCTGTCGTCGGCGACGTCGCTCACCACGGTCGGAAGGCCGATCGGCGACCCGGTGAGCCTGCAGTCCACGCTCCAGGACGCGTTGGAGGCCATCCTCGCCGAGGGCGGCAACGCCGTGGTCACCGGCTCGCGCGGCGAGTACGTCGGGACGATCGACATCACCACGGTCACCGACACCATCCAGCAGTTGCGCACCGAGCACGTCGAGTCGGAAAGCGCCGCGTCATGACGTCCACGGAACTGTCGGGGTACTCCACGGAGTCGGGATCGAGGCTGGCCGACCGGATCCGCCTGCTGGCGCAGCCCGCCGTGGTGATCGTGGTCGTCGGTGCCGTGCTCGTGTGGGCGTTGTCGAGGGACAACGACGTCATCGAGGCCGAGGCGCTGAACGGCTCGTACCTGCTGGACAAGACGTGGGAACACCTGCTGCTGACGGTGGTGGTCACCGCCATCGTGGTGGCGGTGGCGCTGCCGCTGGGCGTGGTGCTCACACGCTCGTGGGCGCGGCCGGCGGCACCGGTGTTCATCGGCATCGCCAACATCGGCCAGGCCGCGCCCGCGCTCGGTGTGCTGGTGCTGTTCTTCCTGTGGAGCGAGTGGGAGGGCCTGTGGGCGGCGGCGCTGCCGATCGCGTTCTACTCGCTGCTGCCGGTGCTGCGTAACACGATCGTCGGGATCGAGTCCGTCGACCTGGCCCTGGTGGACGCCGGGCGCGGCATCGGCATGTCGTCGGCTTCGGTGCTGTTCCGCATCGAACTGCCCCTGGCGCTTCCTCTCATCCTCGCGGGTCTGCGCACGTCGCTGGTGCTCGCCGTGGGCACGGCGACGCTGGCGTTCTTCGTCAACGGCGGCGGACTGGGCGAGTTGATCGACGCGGGCTACAAGCTCAACCGCACTCCGGTGCTGGTGGTCGGTGCCGTGCTGGCCGTGGGCGTGGCGCTGCTGGTCGACTGGCTCGGCGCGGTGCTCGAGAAGTACTTCGGACCGAAGGGACTCTCATGAGGCATGGCACGAGTCGGGCCGGACGGCGCGTGGTGTGCGCGCTCGTGGCCGCGGTGTCGCTGCTGGTGAGCGGGTGCGGCCTCAACGTGAACGCGGCCCTGCCGTTCGACGTGCGACCGGGGTCGATCCACCATGTGCCCGAACTGGACGGCGTGGAGATCGTGGTGGGGTCCAAGGACTTCACCGAGAACGTCGTCCTCGGCTACATCACGCAGCTCGCGTTGAAGGCCGCGGGCGCGAACCCGATCGACTTCACCAACATCACCGGGTCGAACGGGGCGCGGGCCGCGTTGCAGAACGGCCAGATCGACCTGATGTGGGAGTACACCGGTACCGGCTGGCTCTCCTACCTGGGCGAGGACCGGCCGCTGTCGTCCGAGCGGGAGCAGTACGAGGCGGTACGCAAGGCTGACCTGGAGCGCAACGGCCTCGTGTGGCTGCCGTACTCCGAGGTCAACAACACCTACGGGTTCGCGGTCACCGAGGCCTACGCCGAAAAGCACGGGCTGCGCACGATGAGCGACGTCACGAACTTCCTCGAGCAGAACCCGGAGGAGGCCGTGTTCTGCGTGGACACCGAGTTCGCCAACCGGCCCGACGGCATGCCCGGGGTGCAGGCGACCTACGGGTTCCCGATCACCGACATGAAGACGTTCGGCTCGGGCGCGATCTACGCGGCTGTGGTGAACGACACCTGCAACTTCGGCGAGGTCTTCACCACCGACGGCCGGATCGCGGGGCTGAACCTGAGGGTGATGGAGGACGACAAGCAGTTCTTCCCGCAGTACAACGCCTCACTGACCCTGCGGCAGGACTTCCACGAGCAGTACCCGCAGATCGCCGAGGTCATGGCCCCCA encodes:
- a CDS encoding ABC transporter permease, which gives rise to MNLFEYVADRWERLSLQALLHVSEVVQSTIIAAVIGILIGVAVYRSPIGSAVATALASTILTIPSFALLGLLIPVVGLGATPTVIALVLYALLPITRNTIVGLGSVDPAVTEAAKGIGMSRFGVLTRVELRLAWPAILAGMRVATQMLMGIAVIAAYAKGPGLGSEVFSGLTRAGSANATNQALAGTLGVVILALLLEGVYFLIARLTVSRGIRG
- a CDS encoding ABC transporter ATP-binding protein, giving the protein MADKPSGAEIQLENVTKHYPGSSEPAVADVSMTIPAGKIVILVGPSGCGKTTTMRMINRLIEPTSGRITIGGEDVLAFNGDALRRKIGYAIQQAGLFPHFTVAQNIGVVPGLLKWDRKRINDRVDELMDLVGLDPAEFRDRYPRQLSGGQQQRVGVARALAADPPVLLMDEPFGAVDPITRGNLQDELLRLQEDLRKTIVFVTHDFDEAVKLGDKIAVLGDKSSIQQYDTPEAILANPANDMVAGFVGAGASLKQLTLLRVRDVSYSDDIVAMPVDTPVAEARERMARKGETYALLLDGRRRPLRWVHVRELSSATSLTTVGRPIGDPVSLQSTLQDALEAILAEGGNAVVTGSRGEYVGTIDITTVTDTIQQLRTEHVESESAAS
- a CDS encoding ABC transporter permease, producing the protein MTSTELSGYSTESGSRLADRIRLLAQPAVVIVVVGAVLVWALSRDNDVIEAEALNGSYLLDKTWEHLLLTVVVTAIVVAVALPLGVVLTRSWARPAAPVFIGIANIGQAAPALGVLVLFFLWSEWEGLWAAALPIAFYSLLPVLRNTIVGIESVDLALVDAGRGIGMSSASVLFRIELPLALPLILAGLRTSLVLAVGTATLAFFVNGGGLGELIDAGYKLNRTPVLVVGAVLAVGVALLVDWLGAVLEKYFGPKGLS
- a CDS encoding glycine betaine ABC transporter substrate-binding protein produces the protein MRHGTSRAGRRVVCALVAAVSLLVSGCGLNVNAALPFDVRPGSIHHVPELDGVEIVVGSKDFTENVVLGYITQLALKAAGANPIDFTNITGSNGARAALQNGQIDLMWEYTGTGWLSYLGEDRPLSSEREQYEAVRKADLERNGLVWLPYSEVNNTYGFAVTEAYAEKHGLRTMSDVTNFLEQNPEEAVFCVDTEFANRPDGMPGVQATYGFPITDMKTFGSGAIYAAVVNDTCNFGEVFTTDGRIAGLNLRVMEDDKQFFPQYNASLTLRQDFHEQYPQIAEVMAPITKALNNDEIIELNKQVDVDGRDAAKVARDWLVSKGFITTP